The sequence below is a genomic window from Clostridium putrefaciens.
ATGCTGGGGAAAAATTAGGATCTAATAGTGGTAACATTATAGCAAAGCTAAAGGAAACAAGGAGTGGAGAGCCTGTTTTATTTAGTTGTCACATGGATACGGTAAGCCCTGGAAAAGGGATAAAGCCTATTATAAAAGATAATATAATATATAGTGATGGCACAACTATCTTAGGTGGAGATGATAAAGCAGGAATTGCTGCTATTGTTGAAGCGTTAACAGTAATAAAAGAAAATGATTTAACTCATGGACCGATTGAATTAGTATTTACTATATTTGAAGAAGGTGGATTGTTTGGAGCTAAGAATCTTGAGTATAACAAGATATCATCAAAAAGAGCCTTTGTATTAGATAGTGGCGGAGATGTAGGACAAATAGTAATAAAAGGACCGGCGCAAGATAAGATAGATGTAAAAGTAATAGGTAAACCTGCCCATGCTGGAGTTTGTCCAGAAGAAGGGGTAAGCGCCATACAGATTGCATCAGAAGCTATTTCTAATATGAAACTACTAAGGATTGATGAAGAAACTACCGCTAATATAGGAACTATAAATGGTGGTAAAGTAACAAACATAGTATGTCCTGAAATAATTATAAATGCAGAGGCAAGAAGTCTAAGTAGCGAAAAGTTGGATGTGCAAACAGCTCATATGGTTCAGTGTTTTGAAAATGCAGCAAAAAGCTTTGGTGGAAAGGTAGAAATAAAAACTACAAGAGCTTACGGACCTTTTGTTGTAGCAGAAGAAGATGAAATTGTAGATCATGCTAAGATGGCTTGTAAAAATATAGGTGTTAAGTCATTTACAGCTGCTACAGGTGGTGGAAGTGACACTAACATATTAAATGGAAATGGAATTAAAGCTATAAACCTTGGTATAGGAGAAAGAAAAGCTCATACGTTAGAAGAACACATGAAGATAGAAGACTTAGTAAATGCTTCAAAGCTTGTTTTAGAAATTATAAAACTTGCTTAGAAGTTATTAAATTTACGCTACTTGAGTTTTGATATAACTTGCATAATATATTTCCACCTTAATAAGTAGATATTGAGCTATAACAATACTAAAATAAGAATAGGTTTTTCTGTGACTTATAAAATACAAGTTAATTATATATTGTTGAGCTTTAGGTTATAATATAGAAATAAGAGTATAGTTTTATTATTATTATAAAAGGAGGCGAGTCATGGATTGAAGATATTTAATATTATTAAGATATTAAAAGTCTTAAAGGATCTATGGTGAAGGATATGAGAAGAAAGAAAAGTAGTGGTTTATTTAGTACTATGATGATATTGGGAACTGCAACAGCAGCGGCAGCCGTAGCGTATAAATTAAAACAAGGTGCAAAAGAAAATGTATCTAGTAATTTTGAGGAATATATGGGCAGTGCTACAAAGTGTAGCTGTAAAGGGGATAAAAAGTTTAATATAAAAGATATTATGAGTAAGGTTAAACAAAATATAAAAAATGAAGGCTTAAAACAAGATGAAGGGTTTGATGATAAATCTTACCAAACAACTATGCTGTATAGAAAGAATAGAGTTTACAATAAACCTTTAAAGGGAATAAGAAGAGAAAAAGGTATATAGATATATAGTCGTGGTTAAGACCCATCTAGTTATTGTTATTTCAATAATTAGATGGGTCTTATTGACTATTATAGTTATTTTGAAGTCGTTAGGTTATAAAGATATAAGTATAACTGTGGTTAAAGTAAATTAATATGCCTTGTTAGGACTCGTATTAGCAATATATTATAAAAACATTAGAGTAAATTAGGTGCAT
It includes:
- a CDS encoding M20/M25/M40 family metallo-hydrolase; this encodes MIKKQRLVESFMEYVQIDSETKNEKEFADFIENKLKVLGLEVYRDNAGEKLGSNSGNIIAKLKETRSGEPVLFSCHMDTVSPGKGIKPIIKDNIIYSDGTTILGGDDKAGIAAIVEALTVIKENDLTHGPIELVFTIFEEGGLFGAKNLEYNKISSKRAFVLDSGGDVGQIVIKGPAQDKIDVKVIGKPAHAGVCPEEGVSAIQIASEAISNMKLLRIDEETTANIGTINGGKVTNIVCPEIIINAEARSLSSEKLDVQTAHMVQCFENAAKSFGGKVEIKTTRAYGPFVVAEEDEIVDHAKMACKNIGVKSFTAATGGGSDTNILNGNGIKAINLGIGERKAHTLEEHMKIEDLVNASKLVLEIIKLA